A DNA window from Streptomyces sp. B21-083 contains the following coding sequences:
- a CDS encoding toxin-antitoxin system HicB family antitoxin, whose amino-acid sequence MAKTQLNVRVDEGTAQAARDKALARGMSVNRYIEELVKHDTGEAGHTFVEAAADFMKQYESVFAEEFGADREGKREGRH is encoded by the coding sequence ATGGCGAAGACTCAGCTGAACGTCCGGGTGGACGAGGGCACCGCCCAGGCGGCGCGCGACAAGGCCCTGGCCCGCGGGATGAGCGTCAACCGGTACATCGAAGAGCTGGTCAAACACGACACCGGCGAGGCGGGCCACACCTTCGTGGAGGCCGCCGCCGACTTCATGAAGCAGTACGAGTCGGTCTTCGCGGAAGAGTTCGGCGCGGACCGTGAGGGCAAGCGCGAAGGTCGTCACTGA
- a CDS encoding ABC transporter ATP-binding protein, producing the protein MSTPAAEHAPGHPEADGTAARARALTKAYGTGETTVLALDSVDVDIARGRFTAVMGPSGSGKSTLMHCLAGLDTVSAGQVWLGDTEITGLKERDLTRLRRDRIGFMFQSFNLIPTLNAVENITLPMDIAGQKPDQKWLDQVIDTLGLRDRLRHRPSQLSGGQQQRVACARALASRPELIFADEPTGNLDSRAGLEVLAFLRQAVDELGQTVVMVTHDPGAAAHSDLVLFLADGRIVDEMARPTAEAVLERMRLFSGGQTQTSSPGDPDAVEAPSLTKPTDED; encoded by the coding sequence TTGTCCACACCTGCTGCGGAACACGCCCCCGGGCACCCGGAGGCGGACGGGACCGCGGCCCGCGCCCGCGCGCTGACCAAGGCGTACGGCACGGGCGAGACGACCGTGCTGGCCCTCGACTCGGTCGACGTGGACATCGCGCGCGGGCGCTTCACCGCGGTCATGGGGCCCTCGGGGTCGGGCAAGTCCACACTGATGCACTGTCTGGCGGGGCTCGACACCGTGTCGGCGGGGCAGGTGTGGCTCGGCGACACGGAGATCACGGGGCTGAAGGAGCGCGACCTGACCAGGCTGCGCCGGGACCGGATCGGGTTCATGTTCCAGTCGTTCAACCTGATCCCGACCCTGAACGCCGTCGAGAACATCACCCTGCCGATGGACATCGCGGGCCAGAAGCCCGACCAGAAGTGGCTGGACCAGGTCATCGACACGCTGGGGCTGCGGGACCGGCTCAGACACCGGCCGTCCCAGCTGTCCGGCGGGCAGCAGCAGCGCGTGGCCTGTGCCCGGGCGCTCGCCTCGCGCCCCGAGCTGATCTTCGCGGACGAGCCGACCGGCAACCTCGACTCGCGCGCCGGACTGGAAGTCCTCGCCTTCCTGCGCCAGGCCGTCGACGAACTCGGCCAGACCGTCGTCATGGTGACCCACGACCCGGGCGCCGCCGCCCACTCCGACCTGGTGCTCTTCCTCGCCGACGGACGGATCGTGGACGAGATGGCCCGGCCCACGGCGGAGGCGGTCCTGGAGCGTATGCGCCTCTTCTCCGGAGGACAGACCCAGACCTCCTCCCCCGGCGATCCGGACGCCGTCGAGGCACCTTCCCTCACCAAGCCCACCGACGAGGACTGA